The Hypanus sabinus isolate sHypSab1 chromosome 3, sHypSab1.hap1, whole genome shotgun sequence genome contains a region encoding:
- the LOC132391534 gene encoding hornerin-like, producing MQSRQQHSTGTGATAFHGHRRNSIPRAQVQQHSTGTGATAFHGHRRNSIPRAQAQQHSTGTGTTAFHGHNSTPGARAQQYSRGMGTTVLQGHGHNSIPRAQQYSRGMGTTVLQGHGHNSIPRAWAQQHSTGTGTTVLQGHGHNSTQGHGHNSTPGARAQQYSRGTGTIVPRGTGTTVLHGHGHNSIPWARAQQHSTGTGTTAFHGHGHNSIPRARAQQHSKGTGTTVLHGHGHNSTPRARAQQYSRGTGTTVLQGHGHTSTPGARAHQYSRGTGTAAFHGHGHNSTPGAWAQQHYSDTPHPCSSLLKATLC from the coding sequence ATGCAATCCAGACAACAGCATTCCACGGGCACAGGCGCAACAGCATTCCACGGGCACAGGCGCAACAGCATTCCACGGGCACAGGTGCAACAGCATTCCACGGGCACAGGCGCAACAGCATTCCACGGGCACAGGCGCAACAGCATTCCACGGGCACAGGCGCAACAGCATTCCACGGGCACAGGCACAACAGCATTCCACGGGCACAACAGTACTCCAGGGGCACGGGCACAACAGTACTCCAGGGGCATGGGCACAACAGTACTCCAGGGGCACGGGCACAACAGCATTCCACGGGCACAACAGTACTCCAGGGGCATGGGCACAACAGTACTCCAGGGGCATGGGCACAACAGCATTCCACGGGCATGGGCACAACAGCATTCCACGGGCACGGGCACAACAGTACTCCAGGGGCACGGGCACAATAGTACCCAGGGGCACGGGCACAACAGTACTCCAGGGGCACGGGCACAACAGTACTCCAGGGGCACGGGCACAATAGTACCCAGGGGCACGGGCACAACAGTACTCCACGGGCACGGGCACAACAGCATTCCATGGGCACGGGCACAACAGCATTCCACGGGCACGGGCACAACAGCATTCCACGGGCACGGGCACAACAGCATTCCACGGGCACGGGCACAACAGCATTCCAAGGGCACGGGCACAACAGTACTCCACGGGCACGGGCACAACAGTACTCCACGGGCACGGGCACAACAGTACTCCAGGGGCACGGGCACAACAGTACTCCAGGGGCACGGGCACACCAGTACTCCAGGGGCACGGGCACACCAGTACTCCAGGGGCACGGGCACAGCAGCATTCCACGGGCATGGGCACAACAGTACTCCAGGGGCATGGGCACAACAGCATTACTCAGATACCCCACACCCATGCTCATCGCTGCTTAAGGCAACGTTATGTTGA